The region GAGTTTTAATTAAACTATTACAACCCTGACTGTATTTGTCGGTAACTCTTCCCGGGACAGCAAACACATCGCGATTATATTCATTGGCCATATTCGCCGTAATTAAGGATCCGCCTTTATCAGCAGATTCAATTACGATAGTTGCCTCACTCATACCAGCTACAATTCGATTTCGGCGTACAAACTTTTCTTTATCGGGATTAGAGTCACTCCAGAATTCAGTTATAAATCCCCCATTCTCTTCCATTCTTGCCATGTATTTTTTGTGCGAACGCGGATAAATTTGATTTAAACCATGTGCTAAAACTCCAATCGTTTGCAAATTATAATCCATAGCGGCTTGATGGGCAACAATATCAACTCCATAAGCAAATCCGCTTATAATTATGGGATCTAAAGGAGCCAGATCTTCAATCAATTTTCGGCAAAATTCTGAACCGTAAGAAGTAATCTGTCTCGTACCCACAATGCTGATCATTTTTCTGTTTTTAAAGTTGAAATTACCCGCACTAAAAATTAGAATGGGCGCGTCAACGCAATGTTTTAGTCGTTCAGGATAACTCTCATCCTGAAAGAAAGAAGTCTGTACTTTGTTGTTTTTTATGAATGATAATTCCTTTTCTGCCTTCTCAAAAACACTTTTATCCTTTAAGTTTTTCAGCAACACACTTCCAATACCATCAATGACAGCAAGTTGTTTATCTTTAGCCTTAAATATAGATTGAGCATCTCCAAAAGATTGCAGTAATTTCTTCCCCATAATATCACCTACTCCATCAACTTTTAGCAGTGCAAGCAGATAAAATAATTCCTGTTCGTTCATTTCTTGTAACATTATGTAAAATAGAGAGTTTGTTTTATCATTTTTTTTACTACAAATATCTACAAAACAAAGTAAATTCCTAATAAAATAAATAGTTAAAAATTTATTCTTCGCGTAGAATTTTAAAACGACGAACTTAAATATTTGAAAATGAATTGTATAAAAATTAATCTCAATTGTTAATAAAAATTGTGAATAAAATTTTGATAACTATACACGATGCATAACTTTGTTACTATGAAAATCGAAGTATATATCTCACAGTTATTGTATCGTTATCAGTGTGTAACGGTTCCAGGATTTGGTGCGTTTTTAACAGAAACGCATTCAGCTGAGCTTAATGAAAGCACTAACTCGTTTTTTCCTCCAAAAAAGACTATTTCTTTCAACAGTCGTATCAAAAATAATGACGGATTGTTGGCAAATCATATTGCTCAGGCTGAAAAAACATCTTATGGTTTTGCCGTGAGTGCAATTGCATTTGAAGTTTTAAGCTGGAAAAAAACCTTGGAAGAAAATGGCGTAATTCTTTTAAAAAACATTGGTGAACTGCGTTTAAATTCAGAAAGCAATATCGTTTTCCGACCAAACGACCAAACAAACTATCTTGCTAATTCTTTTGGTTTAAGCCCTTTTGTTTCTCCAATCGTGAAAAAAGAAATTTTCGAGAAAAAAATCGAAAAGATCGCTGCAAAAGAAAAAGATGCTGTTTTATTATATGAAAATGAAGAGCAAACAAAATCTTCTAACCCATTCCTGAGATATGCCGCAATTCTGGTTTTAGGACTTGGAATTACCGGAAGTATTGGTTATCCGTTATATCAAAATCAGATTGACAACCAAACTTTGATGGTTGAAAAATCCGTTCAGAAAAAAGTTCAGAACAAAATACAGGAAGCCACTTTTTTTATCAAAAGTCCTCTTCCGGCTGTAACACTTGCAGTAGATTCTGCAAAAGTTGAAACGGCAGAACAAACAATGCCATATCATATCATGGCCGGTGCTTTTAGAAGTGAAGCAAATGCCAGAAAAGCTTATAACCAATTGATTAAAGATGGTTTCAAAGCAAGAATGCTGAAAGAAAACAAACATGGATTATTTCCGGTTTTGTACGGAAGTTATGCTACCATGAAAGAAGCTGAACAAGCCCAAAAAGAAATACAAAAAGGCGAAAATCCGGATGCCTGGATCTTAGTCGAAAATCTATAAAACTTCAGAATCCTATTCCTAACCGAATAGGATTTTTTTTGTCTTATTCTGTTCCTTAAAGAATTTTAAGTGGCAAGCTTTGAAGATGACTTCGAATAAATTCGATTCAAAAATTCTTAAACTGAAATGAACAAAACCTTCAAAGCATTAATTATTAGTTCAAATTACACAAGAAAAGGAACTCGAAAAAGTAATATCAACATTATAAATAAAAATCCTAATTCGCTATGAATTAGGATTTTTTAATGTTTATCGTGAAACAATTTTAGCATCCTGAGACAAAATTTCCTTTCCGGATTGATAAACCGTTAAAATTGCAGGTGGTGAATCTGATTGTCCTAAAACAATGATATAGCAATTGTACGTGAAATTTCCTTTTTTAAATTCATAGTAATGATTTCCTCCAGTTCCATCAGCATGAAAAACTCCTTTTTCAATTACCAAATCTGGTTTCTCTGTCATTTTCTGTTTAATGGACCATGAAGCATATCTATAATTGTCATTTCCAAGATCATCGATTCTGATTCTGAATTTTGAAGTCTCCAAAATAGCAACCGGTTCTTTAAAATTTGAAAGTGAAGCATTTACTTCTTTTTTCTGTGCCGCGATCAATTCTTTTTTCAATTTCAATTCTTCATCAGATTGATGATTGATACTGATAATTCTCCCATCGGTATCAATCCACAAATCGCCTCTGTTCAGCATAATTCCTCTCCAACCTACTTCCGACCAATCTGTTGCCGGATTTGATTTCGTTATTTTCTCAATCAAAACTTTATCAAAAATCTGATTGTATCTTTTTATAAAATCTTGCTTATCCTTTACCAATGGAATTGGATATTCTCGTTTAAATGGAAATTTAAAATGTTTTGAAACTGCTTCTTTATCATTGTTTTTCACTTCCAAAATAAACTTCGAAATGAACTTTTGATATTCGTGTTTCAAATCTTGAGCATTTAAAAATGAAGAATTACAAACTAAAAATGCTAAAACTATTTTAAATGCTTTCATATCAAAATGGATTTAATTCGTTAGAAATTAGATTTTTGCAAACCAAAAAATAATGTTTCACGTAGGACGTTCAAAAATTTAATTGATGCTTGCTTTAAACATTTTTAATTCGTCCCAGGTAAATTCATCTCCGTGTTTTTCTTTCAAACCGCTCAACGATTCTTCCTGATAAAACTGAAATGCCTCACGCAAAGCCAAAATTTTATCGTACGGAAGAACATCGGTAATTTCAATTTTTTTGGCTTGAATCAGTCTGATCAAATGTCCTTCGATGGTTTGAACATTCAATTTACGCATTCTCGCAATATCTTCAACAGAATTTTTCTCCATCCACAAGTCGTACGTTTCTTCAACAGTCGTTTTTTTAGCCGTTTTAAGCTCACTTTTTTCTGCTTTAGCTGATTTGTATCGAACAACGGGTTCTTCTGTCCTAAAAATGTCCGTATTTGTCGTTCTCAGCTCTTCCCGGATTCTTTCCGCTTTGTTGATTTTATAATTTCGAATAACTGGCGATGATAATTTTTCTTTAGAGATGGCTTCGCCCGAAACTACAACTTCGATCAGCAATTTAGCTTTCATTAATTGTAGAACTGCTTTGGTCTGCAGGTCTTCCAAAAAATTCAGCTCTTCGTAAAATTCCTTGACTTTTTTAAATTTCTGAATTTCATTTATTTTATAAATCAGATCATCGACCAATTTGTCCATTGGCTTGAAAAAATAATCATAGGCCGCCTCTACCCTTTCTTTCACAAAAATTAGATCCACCGTTTCTTTGATGAAAATTTTATTGAGCTGCGCAATGAATTTCTGCGAAGGATCTAAAAGCTGTTCCATGATTTCCATTCGTTTATGTGCCCAAGCTGCGTGTTTCGTTTTTTCGGAACCCGCAGCATTTTCGTTATAACTGAAACGATGATTTCGCCATTCCTGTGCCAATTCACCCCAATTAAAACTGTTTATCAAATAGTTGTGGATAAAATTTTTGGTTTCGAAATGAAGCGAATTCTGTAAATCTTGCTCTGTCGCTCTGTTCAAAGCGTAATCCATCACATCCTGGTCGTTCGAAATACCATTCATCTGCATCGGAGAAAGCAAAATAAGCCCGTTTAACGAACGCAAACGCGAAAGTGCTACATAGGCCTGCCCGGGCAGAAAAACCTGTGATACATCGAGCGCTGCTTTGTCAAAAGTTAAACCTTGGCTTTTGTGCACTGTAATCGCCCACGCCAATTTGATTGGATAATGCGCAAAGGTTCCTAAAACCTCTTCTTCGATTTCTTTGGTTTGTTCGTTGACTTTG is a window of Flavobacterium crocinum DNA encoding:
- the dprA gene encoding DNA-processing protein DprA, whose product is MNEQELFYLLALLKVDGVGDIMGKKLLQSFGDAQSIFKAKDKQLAVIDGIGSVLLKNLKDKSVFEKAEKELSFIKNNKVQTSFFQDESYPERLKHCVDAPILIFSAGNFNFKNRKMISIVGTRQITSYGSEFCRKLIEDLAPLDPIIISGFAYGVDIVAHQAAMDYNLQTIGVLAHGLNQIYPRSHKKYMARMEENGGFITEFWSDSNPDKEKFVRRNRIVAGMSEATIVIESADKGGSLITANMANEYNRDVFAVPGRVTDKYSQGCNSLIKTQKANVLTNAADLIYMLNWDIKEKPKSVQKLLFVDLEPEEQKVFDFLQDNGKELLDIIAIKCDFPIFRMSSILVNMELKGVIRPLPGKLFEVI
- a CDS encoding HU domain-containing protein, producing the protein MKIEVYISQLLYRYQCVTVPGFGAFLTETHSAELNESTNSFFPPKKTISFNSRIKNNDGLLANHIAQAEKTSYGFAVSAIAFEVLSWKKTLEENGVILLKNIGELRLNSESNIVFRPNDQTNYLANSFGLSPFVSPIVKKEIFEKKIEKIAAKEKDAVLLYENEEQTKSSNPFLRYAAILVLGLGITGSIGYPLYQNQIDNQTLMVEKSVQKKVQNKIQEATFFIKSPLPAVTLAVDSAKVETAEQTMPYHIMAGAFRSEANARKAYNQLIKDGFKARMLKENKHGLFPVLYGSYATMKEAEQAQKEIQKGENPDAWILVENL
- a CDS encoding helix-turn-helix domain-containing protein produces the protein MQNVSEAAAYTLQFINQTQKSIFLTGKAGTGKTTLLREIIATTHKNTVVVAPTGIAALNAGGVTIHSMFQLPFSAFIPSYEASAQFTETVKFENKESLRRHFKMNNVKRNVIKNMELLVIDEVSMMRADLLDAVDFMMQTIRRNTHPFGGVQVLFIGDLLQLPPVIRDEEWRTLKNYYRGKFFFHSHVLQTYPPIYIELSKIYRQTDDAFISVLNNLRNNQITPEDIAILNQYVKPDFDFKENKGYITLTTHNAKADYINNQSISDLDGKEYIYTPFVVGDFPEKIFPVEEELKLKVGAQIMFVKNDLSFEKRYFNGKMGVIKSLSDEEIFVHFPEENMTLEVEKYEWKNIRYKVNEQTKEIEEEVLGTFAHYPIKLAWAITVHKSQGLTFDKAALDVSQVFLPGQAYVALSRLRSLNGLILLSPMQMNGISNDQDVMDYALNRATEQDLQNSLHFETKNFIHNYLINSFNWGELAQEWRNHRFSYNENAAGSEKTKHAAWAHKRMEIMEQLLDPSQKFIAQLNKIFIKETVDLIFVKERVEAAYDYFFKPMDKLVDDLIYKINEIQKFKKVKEFYEELNFLEDLQTKAVLQLMKAKLLIEVVVSGEAISKEKLSSPVIRNYKINKAERIREELRTTNTDIFRTEEPVVRYKSAKAEKSELKTAKKTTVEETYDLWMEKNSVEDIARMRKLNVQTIEGHLIRLIQAKKIEITDVLPYDKILALREAFQFYQEESLSGLKEKHGDEFTWDELKMFKASIN